The Paenibacillus sp. RC334 nucleotide sequence GTCATCTTTATTCTGAAGTCCGGTACGACGGGCAATAATGATTTTGTCTTCCTCGATGATGCTCTGCTGGATCTGCTGAACACGCGCCGCCTTCTCTTCGAGGAAGGTCACGCTCGTCTCCAACCGGGACCGCAGCTCTTCCGCACGCGTATCGCGCTCCTGCATGGCGCGATAACGCTCCGCGGCTTCGCCCAGCGCCACGTCCGGCAGCTGCGCTGCCCATTCGGCGCGTAATGCCCCGCTGCGCGTGGTGCATGCCTCGCGCTTGCTCCGCGCCTGCGTCAGCGCTGCGACAGCCGCCTCTTGCTCGGCAGCTGCGCGGATACGCCGCTGCTGTCCGGCGGCGTCCGCCTCGCGTAACGCGTGCGCCTCCGCAGGCAGCGCACGCGCACGGGCGGCCAGCTCGGCGGCCGCCTGCTCCAGCGCCGCGCAGCGCTCCGCCCAAGCGGCGGCACCACGCGGCGGCGCTGGAGCGGCGGTGGGCGCGGCCGGCTCGCCCGTGGCGGCCGCGCCGCTGGCGTCTGCGGCGGCGGGCTGCGCCAGTAGGCTACGCTGCTCGTGCAGCTGCTGGCGCAGCGTAAGGCGCAGCTCCTGCAAGCCCAGCCGCAGGCGGTGCAGCTCGTCCGGCGCAGCGGCATCCGCGCCATGGGCCGCGGTGGCCGCAGGCGCGGGGTGGTGCAGCGAGCCGCACACCGCGCACGGCTCGCCCTCGCGCAGCTCGGCGGCGAGGTGCTGCGCGAGGCGGCCTAGCTCTTCGGCGCGCAGCTTATGGCGCAGCTGCTCTTCCTCGGCAGCCAGCGCCGACACATCGGCGGTGACCTCTGCCTCCAGCGTGAGCAGCGCCTCGATGCCCTCAGCCGTCTGTGCGGCAAGGGCGGAACGACGTCCCTCCGTCTCAAGTGTCTCCTGCTCCGTCAGCTTCAGGCGTTCGTCAGCCTGGGCAAGCCTTTGTTCCTGCGTGACACAATCCTGCTCTGCTTCGCGTAGCTGCTCATCCGCCGTCTCCAGTTGTTGCAGCCGTTGCACGGCCTCTTGAAGCATTCGTCGTTCATCTGCACGCACTTCATTTTGCTTCAATTCCTGTTGAAGCTCCTGCTGCCGCTTCGATCCTCGCGCCTGTAGCTCTTGTTCCTTGGCGAGTCCTTCGGCATATGTAGCAAGGGTTTGCTCACTCTGCGCAAGCTCCGCTGCCAGACGGTCCCGTTCTGTCCGCAACGCTTCCGTATCACGCTCCAATTGCAGCGCCTGCTCCAACTGGTCGATTCGAAGCAACAGCTTCGATTCCTCTGCACCCAGAGCTTGCCGGGCCTGCTCGTCTGCTTGCACAGACACAACCGCAGCCTCCTGCGCCGATGTTGCCTGCACCGCCGCTTCTTCCGCCGCCTTCCGGCGCTTATCCGCTTCGGCAGCGGCTTCCTTCCAATCTGTCAGCGCAGGCAGCAATGCCTCGGCTGCGGAGGCCTGACGGAGCTTGCTCTCCAGCAAAGCAATGTCCGGCTCCAATGCCGCCAGTTGTTCCAACTCGTTCCCCCGGCGGCTACGCTCTAGGACCAGCTCACGGATTTTGTTCAACGCTTCCGTCTCGCGCGACACCCGTTCCAGCTCACGGCGAGAGGCCTCTGCATGGGCAAAAGCCTCTTTGAGACGCTGCTCTGCCTGTTCAAGCGCTTCGGCACCCGCATCGCCCAGACCCTGCTGCTCCGCTTCCAGCGCTTTCAGTGCAGCGTCATTGTCCTTCACACGGCGGCTCAGCTTCTGTGCGAGCTGGTCTCCGTACTTTTCCAAATGAAACAAACGCTGCAGCATCTGTCTCCGTTCACTGCCCTTTAAAGATAAAAATTCGGCAAACTTCCCCTGTGGCAATACAACAGCACGTGTAAAGTCGTCCATTTTCAGGCCGATATACTCCTCGACACAACGCGTCACGTCCTGCACCTTGTCAGCAAGAACTTCCTCGCCGTCCGCTGTGAACGCGATAAATCGACTAAGCGTATTATTCACCGATACGCCTCCAGCCCGTTTGAATCGGCGCTCCACACGATAACGACGAGGTCCTTGGGCTGACATCAATTCGAACGTAAACGCAACGGACAGCGTATCCTCGGCATGATTCATAATGCCCTGTGTTCCATTCATCGCCCGCTCCACCTTACCGTACATAGCCAACGTAATCGCGTCCAGCAACGTCGATTTACCACTGCCTGTCGGGCCAAAGATCCCGAATAGTCCGGTTTCGGTAAGCTCATCAAAATGGATTTCCTGCGACTCCCGGTAGCTTTGCAACCCCGCCAATTTCAGAAGAATCGGTTTCATACATCCTCCTCCTCGGCCTGGTCCCTTGCATCATCCTGTTCCACCAACTCCAAAAATAGCTGCACCAATCCGTCATCCGGCTGTGCGCCGCCAGTTTGCCGTTGATAAAAAGCCCGAAAAAGCTCGTGAACCGGCAGCTCTGAGCGCTGATGTTCCAGCTGTGCTGCCGCCATTTCAGGATACATCGGGCGGATGTGAATGATGCCTTCACGGCTTTTACGCAGCCGCTGAATATCTCCCAGAGACATCGCTTCCTCCAGCGTAATTTCCAGGTCAATAAAGGCGTCCGCATCCAGCCCTTCGTCCAGCCAGCGATACACCTCTTCCAGACCTCCCCGTGCACGCCATTTCACTAAAGGCCGTCCACTCGTAATGTACAGCTCCTCGACCTGTGCGGGCTTGCCTGCGACCACGTCAATGAGCGTGACTGATTTGGCCTGCCCTGCTTCGGAAAAGCTATAAGCCAGCGGAGATCCGCTATAGCGCATCAGCCCGTCACCCTTCACATATTGGGGACGGTGTAAATGCCCCAAAGCCGTATATTGCGCCCCGATGCTCAACGCAGACGGGTCTACTGTATAGGCTCCCCCGACCTGAATCGGACGCTCCGAATCCGACTCCAGCCCGCCAAGCACATAAATGTGGCTCATGGACAGATTAACGGTATCAGGCCGAAACGCCGTACCGAGCTGTGCCATCAGCATCCCCACACGACGGCTGTAAGCCTCTCGCAACACCGTTTCGTCTCCGTCCTCGGACAACAGCTCATTCAGGCGGGACTCCGAAGGATAAGGCAAGGCTGCGATACATGCCATTTCTCCTGTACGCGGTGTATGAATCCGCACCGCTTCCCCGCTGGGCAGCCCCAGCAACGTAATTCCGCGCTGACTCACTAGCGGCGTAACCGAGGATACCCGTTCCGGCTGATCATGATTCCCCGCAATAACGACCAGCGGTCTTCCTCCAGCCGTTAAACGGGCAGACGTTTCATAAAATAGCTGCTCGGCAGCGGCTGGAGGATTGACCGAGTCGTACACGTCTCCAGCCATCATAATCAGATCTGCCTGCTGATCGTCAGCCATTTTCGCCAATTCTTCCAGGAACGCCTCCTGCTCCTTCAAACGGCTGCGCCCTTCCAGCGTTCTCCCCAAATGCCAATCTCCCGTATGCAAAATCCGCATGCTGTTCCTCCTCTCTCCTTTTCATTTCGTCCATTAAATATTAAATAACTACAACCGCACACTTTCTCCAGCCTCCAGAAAATACAACCACTTCTCAGCAACCCTTGTACCTGTAATATCTTCGATCACATGTGCGTACAGCTCCAGTTGAAAACGATATTGCTCCGTTAAATGAGGCACCGTCCTATATTCGGAAACCCGGTCTGTTTTGTAATCAAGCAAAACCAGCCCTTCTGGCCCTTCAAAAAGACAGTCAATAATCCCGTTCATCAGCACTCTATCATCGTGGCCAGGCTCTGACGTCATGTTTTCCTCCTGTTGCTCGGCTCCTGACTCTATTTCCTGTGCAGACAGCATCGACGGCAAGCTGCGGCTCCAAAAATCAGCGACTCCTATCGTATAGGTGAACGGAAGCTCACGCTGAACATGGGATGCCTCCAGCAATCTGCGACCCAGCTCGCTGGTGAAGAAGCGCAATATTTTATCCGTATCTAATGCCTTTGCCTGAACATCCAGCAATAAGCGCTGGTTCAGCAGACGGGCCTTCGTTTCCTCAATCACCTCGGCGTTCATCACACCACCCAGCGGCAAATGCAGGAACAGCGTATGGTATACCGTTCCACGCTCCGTTGGCGTCAGTTGCCGATTGCCCATAAATTTGGGTCTGCGCAAGTGCAATCGATTTCCCCCAGTCTGAGAATCTTCCATCTCCTCTGGTAACTCTGCTACTTGAAAAGAAGACAGATTCAGCCAATCTTCCGATCCAGCTTCCTGCATCGTTAGCCATCTTTTCATTTCGGTAACCGATGTATTCGCCGCCGTCTTGCTTGCCCGTTCATACGGATAGGACCAGGAAAGCGCAGCGGCAATATCTGCATCAGCCCTTGTTGTCATATCTGCTGGGCTATTGGATACGGAATCGGATGAGAGCCACCTTTTGTCGATCGGCTCGGCATTTTTCAACGCTACCGTCTTCTGCTGACGCTCTTCATTAACAGTCTCTTCCCCAGGGTCCGAATTCAAACGAGAGCCGGAAAGAGTCTCCGAAGCTATGATTCTAAATAGCCAATCCCCGCCCGGCATAGTTTCCAGCCTGTGATAGTCCCCCTCCTGATCCCCTGCCGCTTCCCTCAGTACAGCAGCAGAAGGATGTCGGATCAACGCAGGACCTACCCAGTCCAGATAACTGCGGCCTGCCGCCAGCATATAATCGGGTAAAACTGTCTCCGTATGCTCTTTGGCACGTGCCCAACCCGCAGCGCGTGCAGCAAGATCCTTTACCGTTCCGGTCATAATAAGCTTTTCACGTGGACGCGTAAGCGCCACGTACAGCACCCGCATTTCTTCAGCCAACAGCTCCAGCTGGGAGCGTCGACGGATCGCCAAATTAGGCAGCGTCGGGTAGCTGACCCGATTTTGTTCCTCCACATATTTGGGACCAAACCCCAGCTCCTTATGCATCAGAAACGGCGCATTCAGATCCTGCTGATTGAACATTTTAGCCGTTCCCGCGATGAACACAACAGGAAATTCTAGTCCTTTACTTTTGTGAATCGTCATAATGCGCACAGCCTGATCGGGTTCAGTACCGCCACTGGATGATCCTAAATCACCGCCTCGCTCTCGCAAACGGGAAATAAAGGTCAAAAACCGGAACAAGCCCCGGTTAGAGGTTGAAGTCTCATATTGTCTCGCCCGGTCATATAACGCCCGCAAATTGCTTTGACGTTGGGAGCCGCCAGGCAATCCACCTACCCAATCCAGATATCCCGTTTCCTCCAGCAAACGCCAAATCAATGCACTCAAGCTGCCTTGTCTTGCTTCCTGCCGCCACGCTTCCAAATCGCGCAAAAACGAATGCAGTCGGGCAGGCAACGTATTTCCGCTATTTCTGTCATCCATATCAGAGGCATCTCTCGAATCTCCTGCGAGAAGCTCCAATTCCAGCATGTCGCTGGACGTTCTATTTTCGCTATCCTGTGTATGGTCAGCCTCAGCCGCCGCAAGCAGAGCGCCATAAAATAGTCCGTCCGGCTTCTCCAGCCGGATTTGTGCCAGCTCGTCCTCGGTCAAGCCTACAATCGGTGAACGAAGCACAGATGCCAGCGGGATGTCCTGCTGCGGATTATCAATAATGTGTAGCAGAGACAGCATCACCTCAACTTCCGTTGCTTTGAAAAAGCCTGTCGTCTGCTCCCCGGATGCCGGAATGCCCTCAAGACGCAGTTCCTCTACAATCAGCGGTGCCCATATGCTTGCCGAACGGAGCAAAATGACAATATCACCGAAGACTGCCGGACGCATCGCTTTTAACCCTCTGTCATAAATCAACAGCGGTTGGCCTGTATCTCCCGTCAGCTCCTTAATCCGTTGCGCGATTGCGCGAGCTTCCAATTGTGCCGTTTCCAGCTCCGCAAGCTCAGCCATTTCGCCTTCCTGTAAAGCGGGTTCATCACCCGTTTCGGACAGTTCCGGAGCCTCCGAAAGACCGCGCCCGCCTTTATCAACTAACAGCAGTTCAGGTGCATACGGGGATGTGGCATCCTTTTCCGTCTGTTCAGGATAGGAAGCACCATGCGCCAACCATGCCCGTTCATCGTATTCAATTTCCGCCACATCCACGCTCATGATTTGTCGGAACACCAGATTGACTGCATCGACGACTTCCACCCGACTGCGGAAATTACGCGCCAGATCAACTAAAAAGCCATCTTCCTGTTCCTGCATACCGTATCGCTGGTATTTGTTCAAAAACAGACCCGGCTCCGCCAGCCGAAACCGATAAATACTCTGCTTTACGTCCCCTACCATAAAACGGTTACCCGGCTCTTCACGGGATACCAGCCTGACGATATCCTCCTGTACCGTATTCGTATCCTGATACTCATCCAGCAGTACCTCGTCGAATTGCTCCTTGTATTCAAGCGCAGCGTCTGAAGGCAGCAGTCTGTGCGGAGTGGAGTCGGGATGACGTAATATTTTTAGACAATAGTGCTCCAAATCTCCAAAATCCACCAGCCCTTTAGACTGCTTGTGCTGTTGAAATCGTTCGCCGAATAAAATAACGGTTTCCACCAGTTCGTCCATCAGAGGAGCCGCCGCATGCAGTTCCTCCAAATAGGCTTCTGCTCTCCTGCCGAACAGGGATGCCTTCATATCTATAATCATTTTTTTGGCTGCCTCACGGAGCGCCTTGACCCGTTCCTGTAGTGCAGGCTCAGTCTGATCCTTTTTGACCGGCTTGAGCTTGCCGAAGGCCGCTATCTGAAAGTGATCATACAGCGATGCCCACGGCTGTGTCTCCAGCTCCTGCAATAGTCCCTTCACCATCGCGGTATCCTCTTGCAGCGTCACTGCATAGGGCGCAGGGCCGCCGGGCTGCATAGCCGTTTCATACGCCTGCTCCAGCAGGCTTGCTGCTCCGCGCAGCGAAAGTGCCGCATCCGCCAAAATGCTGCGGACCCAAGGAGTTTCTCCCAAAGCCGCCACATCCTGTACACGGAACGCTGCTGCCGTCTCGCTCAGCCAGTGCTCTGGCTAGGGATGACTTTGCGAAAAATCGTACAAGCGCTGAACAAGCACATACATCGCATCATCTGTACGCTCACCGCTAAACCAGTCCACCAGTCTGCGGAATGTACTGCCTTCATCGTTAGCCTCATACTTTTCCTCAAACAATTCTTCCAGTAGCTCCTGCCGCAGCAATTCCGTCTCATGCTCATTCATAATCCGAAAACCGGGATCAAGAGGAATGGCCTGATAATGCCTGCGAATGACCTCCATACAAAAAGAGTGAAGTGTCGTAATCGAGGCCCGATTCAGCAGCGATAGCTGACGACGTAGATGCTCACTATCCGGCTCCTGTTCCAGCACACGTTCCAAAGCTTCACGTATACGTTGGCGCATTTCGGCGGCAGCAGCCTTTGTAAAGGTCGCTACCAGCAACCGATCCACGCTGAAACCGAGCCGCGGATCGGCGATTTTACGAATAATGCGCTCTACGAGCACCGCTGTTTTACCAGACCCCGCCGCTGCCGCTACCAGCATGTTGTTGCCAGATTCAGAAATCGCACGCCACTGGTCATCACTCCACATACTGCCTTCCGGCTTGGGTATGCCGTTGGTGTCTGATGTACTTATCATTGGTCCATTCCTCCTTTCCCTTCCTGCGTATGACCAAGCAAATCCCAGATCTGATCCTTGCCGGGTTTCCCCCATTGGTTGTAGCCGCTACCTTCCAGACTGTCATCAAATTGACAAACAGGTTTGAAAGAACAGAAGGTACATGCCGTCTCTTGCTGGATACGATAAGGTTCAATCGCCACGTCGCCCTCTGTCATACGTGTCCCAATCGTTCGGATATTATCGCGTACCGA carries:
- a CDS encoding SMC family ATPase; this translates as MKPILLKLAGLQSYRESQEIHFDELTETGLFGIFGPTGSGKSTLLDAITLAMYGKVERAMNGTQGIMNHAEDTLSVAFTFELMSAQGPRRYRVERRFKRAGGVSVNNTLSRFIAFTADGEEVLADKVQDVTRCVEEYIGLKMDDFTRAVVLPQGKFAEFLSLKGSERRQMLQRLFHLEKYGDQLAQKLSRRVKDNDAALKALEAEQQGLGDAGAEALEQAEQRLKEAFAHAEASRRELERVSRETEALNKIRELVLERSRRGNELEQLAALEPDIALLESKLRQASAAEALLPALTDWKEAAAEADKRRKAAEEAAVQATSAQEAAVVSVQADEQARQALGAEESKLLLRIDQLEQALQLERDTEALRTERDRLAAELAQSEQTLATYAEGLAKEQELQARGSKRQQELQQELKQNEVRADERRMLQEAVQRLQQLETADEQLREAEQDCVTQEQRLAQADERLKLTEQETLETEGRRSALAAQTAEGIEALLTLEAEVTADVSALAAEEEQLRHKLRAEELGRLAQHLAAELREGEPCAVCGSLHHPAPAATAAHGADAAAPDELHRLRLGLQELRLTLRQQLHEQRSLLAQPAAADASGAAATGEPAAPTAAPAPPRGAAAWAERCAALEQAAAELAARARALPAEAHALREADAAGQQRRIRAAAEQEAAVAALTQARSKREACTTRSGALRAEWAAQLPDVALGEAAERYRAMQERDTRAEELRSRLETSVTFLEEKAARVQQIQQSIIEEDKIIIARRTGLQNKDDSLREKMVQLRKWVGEDPAASLLEEANSRLRGLRNGAEAAARRRAEAEERKQQAVHASLIARQASDSAEERRQVSESRWSSRLEASPFATEAEVVECCLGPEEAARYERAASLHREREKELSSRLKHVEEQLDGATVTEEQWETAAAQLRDCRTRDEEALQNRAKAERDLEDLQHRHVRWMELESNRAHLRSEAEKMSKLQSVFRGNAFVEYIAEEQLMQVSQSASRRLRFLTKQRYALEVDSSGGFVISDDANGGVKRPVSTLSGGETFLTSLSLALALSAQIQLRGQYPLQFFFLDEGFGTLDPELLDTVITSLEKLHHDQLSVGVISHVPELRARLPRKLVVLPAEQAGGGSRVVMETF
- a CDS encoding exonuclease SbcCD subunit D; the encoded protein is MRILHTGDWHLGRTLEGRSRLKEQEAFLEELAKMADDQQADLIMMAGDVYDSVNPPAAAEQLFYETSARLTAGGRPLVVIAGNHDQPERVSSVTPLVSQRGITLLGLPSGEAVRIHTPRTGEMACIAALPYPSESRLNELLSEDGDETVLREAYSRRVGMLMAQLGTAFRPDTVNLSMSHIYVLGGLESDSERPIQVGGAYTVDPSALSIGAQYTALGHLHRPQYVKGDGLMRYSGSPLAYSFSEAGQAKSVTLIDVVAGKPAQVEELYITSGRPLVKWRARGGLEEVYRWLDEGLDADAFIDLEITLEEAMSLGDIQRLRKSREGIIHIRPMYPEMAAAQLEHQRSELPVHELFRAFYQRQTGGAQPDDGLVQLFLELVEQDDARDQAEEEDV